From the genome of Cytobacillus firmus, one region includes:
- a CDS encoding GNAT family N-acetyltransferase has protein sequence MKTLETSRLILRRLTLDDAARVEEYASDYDVAKTTLNIPHPYPEGGAREFITSILEAERNGKIAIFAITRKEDNGLIGLINITGTNANRRAEIGYWIGKPYWGKGYGTEAARAIIKYGFEELNHNRIYALAFTDNPGSWRIMEKSGMKHEGILRQHAIRDERPVDLTYYAILREEYTG, from the coding sequence ATGAAAACCCTAGAAACCAGCCGCCTTATTTTGCGCCGCCTTACCCTTGATGATGCAGCCAGGGTAGAAGAATACGCAAGTGATTATGATGTGGCAAAAACGACATTAAATATTCCCCATCCTTATCCTGAAGGGGGAGCAAGGGAGTTTATTACAAGCATCCTGGAAGCAGAGAGAAACGGTAAGATTGCGATTTTCGCTATTACGAGAAAAGAGGATAATGGCTTAATAGGACTCATCAATATTACAGGCACTAATGCAAATAGAAGGGCGGAAATCGGCTATTGGATCGGCAAGCCTTACTGGGGCAAAGGGTATGGTACAGAGGCTGCCAGGGCAATTATTAAGTACGGATTTGAAGAACTGAACCATAACCGGATTTATGCTCTTGCCTTTACGGACAATCCCGGATCATGGAGGATTATGGAGAAATCGGGGATGAAGCATGAAGGGATTTTGCGGCAGCATGCAATAAGAGATGAAAGGCCGGTGGATTTGACCTACTATGCCATTCTGCGTGAGGAATACACCGGGTAA
- a CDS encoding DUF3243 domain-containing protein, giving the protein MNEQEHVIKQDGELDTKNIKSAMDKMSNERAEDILSSFDEFKSYLAERIELGKKLGLNEEQLAVTAEKVAGYLAENVEPKNREEQLLKELWKVGDDEERHKLAHMLVRLTEQA; this is encoded by the coding sequence ATGAATGAACAAGAACATGTAATCAAACAAGATGGTGAACTGGATACAAAAAATATTAAGAGCGCAATGGACAAGATGTCCAATGAACGAGCTGAGGACATCTTAAGCAGCTTCGATGAATTTAAGAGCTATCTGGCGGAACGAATTGAGCTTGGCAAAAAGCTGGGGTTAAATGAGGAACAGCTTGCTGTAACCGCAGAAAAAGTGGCTGGCTACCTCGCTGAGAATGTGGAGCCAAAAAACCGTGAAGAACAGCTGCTGAAGGAATTATGGAAGGTCGGGGATGATGAAGAAAGGCATAAGCTCGCACATATGCTTGTACGCCTGACAGAGCAGGCATAA
- the tatC gene encoding twin-arginine translocase subunit TatC, translated as MKTDEQTLIEHLTDLRKVLIRSLIFFIVSFALCLFFINRLIPMLANDHELVMLGPLDVIKLYTGIAGSISLGLSLPFISYQIWLFVKPALTEKESRVSLMFFPAILFSFIGGLGFGFFIIFPAIYQFLMLLGESHFAMMITAREYFSFLLMSTIPFGFLFEVPLLLLFLTTIGIVTPAMLSSMRKYAYLIMAVVSALITPPDLFSQILVLVPLIGLYELGVILSKVKFRKLKAVQETPSSEI; from the coding sequence ATGAAAACGGACGAACAAACCCTTATAGAGCATTTAACAGACCTGCGAAAAGTGCTGATTCGATCTCTGATTTTCTTTATTGTCAGCTTTGCCCTATGTCTGTTTTTCATCAACCGGCTGATACCTATGCTGGCAAACGATCATGAGCTGGTTATGCTTGGACCGCTGGATGTCATTAAGCTGTACACAGGAATTGCAGGAAGCATCAGCCTTGGGCTTTCGCTTCCTTTCATTTCCTATCAGATCTGGCTATTTGTAAAACCTGCTTTAACGGAAAAAGAAAGCAGAGTATCTCTAATGTTTTTCCCTGCCATTCTTTTCAGCTTTATCGGCGGGCTTGGCTTCGGATTTTTTATTATATTCCCTGCCATTTATCAGTTTTTAATGCTATTAGGTGAATCACATTTTGCGATGATGATCACGGCCAGGGAGTATTTTTCGTTTCTTTTGATGTCGACCATTCCTTTTGGTTTCCTGTTTGAAGTGCCTTTGCTGTTATTGTTTTTGACAACAATCGGCATTGTCACCCCAGCCATGCTCAGCTCAATGCGAAAATATGCTTATTTGATCATGGCTGTTGTATCAGCTCTCATTACACCGCCTGATTTATTTTCACAGATTCTAGTCCTGGTGCCTCTTATCGGGCTATATGAACTTGGCGTTATTTTATCCAAAGTAAAATTCAGGAAACTGAAAGCTGTTCAGGAAACACCATCCAGTGAAATCTAA
- the tatA gene encoding twin-arginine translocase TatA/TatE family subunit yields MGLSNIGIPGLIIILVITLIIFGPKKLPEIGSAFGRTLSEFKKSAREIMSDDDEPDSKARSIETADRKDKPL; encoded by the coding sequence ATGGGGCTTTCAAATATCGGGATACCCGGATTGATTATCATCCTGGTTATAACCTTAATTATCTTTGGGCCAAAAAAACTTCCGGAAATCGGATCTGCGTTTGGAAGGACCTTATCAGAATTCAAAAAATCAGCCAGAGAAATTATGAGTGATGACGATGAACCTGATTCAAAAGCACGTTCAATTGAAACGGCTGATCGGAAGGATAAACCGCTTTAA